A single region of the Acetivibrio cellulolyticus CD2 genome encodes:
- a CDS encoding SEC-C metal-binding domain-containing protein, translating into MDRITLFDCFEGEPKRGLGECLQYYWGYRLLELAQAHGLQVVEETPDAEIMDKLIPQMLKNFANDLVYLNEDELLFLNKVKENPNKEMDDAENGQYTTLKWLGYVYLFNFDGHIYPVIPNELLQLIPDMNAEEFKHKVERNQKLLSYTLALTNIYGVYRVEQLVDVWNMLNKEKMDVDEVREYIDIMSARQTNFWCDRGHIVSTLLGDVNEYYDLMKKASRSPYFVPTKTDIGFYSDSKNVYSSTYCKKIEDFIRNKNVIDESQLGDLISEIADACKMDKHPNEIIAMVNEGGIEFSDEEETSEFLRLLMTLSNSTRKWVLRGYMPSELVQNPSRPAVRPLPNKPVQSVQKKVGRNDPCVCGSGKKYKHCCGK; encoded by the coding sequence ATGGACAGAATAACTTTGTTCGATTGTTTTGAAGGTGAGCCAAAGAGAGGCTTAGGAGAATGCTTGCAATATTATTGGGGATATAGGCTGCTCGAACTTGCTCAAGCGCACGGTTTGCAAGTTGTTGAAGAAACCCCGGATGCTGAGATTATGGACAAATTAATACCACAGATGCTGAAAAACTTTGCAAACGATTTAGTATATTTGAACGAAGATGAACTGTTATTTTTGAATAAAGTAAAAGAAAACCCCAATAAGGAAATGGACGATGCTGAAAACGGACAGTATACTACTTTGAAATGGTTGGGTTATGTCTATTTGTTTAATTTTGACGGTCATATATACCCAGTGATTCCAAACGAGTTATTGCAATTGATTCCGGATATGAATGCTGAAGAATTTAAACATAAGGTTGAGCGCAACCAAAAGCTGCTTTCATATACATTGGCTTTAACAAACATATATGGGGTTTATAGAGTTGAACAGTTGGTAGATGTATGGAATATGCTCAACAAGGAGAAAATGGATGTCGATGAGGTTAGAGAATATATTGACATAATGTCTGCTCGACAGACCAATTTTTGGTGTGACAGAGGGCATATTGTTTCAACCTTATTGGGAGATGTTAACGAATACTATGATTTAATGAAAAAAGCTTCACGCAGCCCTTATTTCGTACCTACAAAAACTGATATTGGATTTTATTCCGATAGTAAGAATGTATATTCATCAACTTACTGCAAGAAAATTGAAGATTTTATAAGGAACAAGAATGTTATTGATGAAAGTCAATTAGGCGATTTAATTTCAGAAATAGCAGATGCTTGTAAAATGGACAAGCATCCAAATGAGATTATTGCTATGGTAAATGAAGGTGGAATTGAATTTAGTGATGAAGAAGAAACAAGCGAATTTTTGAGGTTGCTAATGACCCTGTCAAATAGTACTAGAAAATGGGTGTTGCGTGGGTACATGCCTTCAGAATTAGTCCAAAACCCTTCAAGACCGGC